The Cloacibacterium sp. TD35 region AGTTGGAGCTAACTATTTAAGACATGATTATTCAGGTCTTACTTTCCCAAGACATGACAATGCTAATGATGTTACACTAGGAAGCTATAATGGAGATGATTTAGTAGGTAAAGCTAATCACTTCACAGCTGCTGCTGGTTTAGGTTCTAACTTCTGGTTAACTAAAAACTTTGGTTTAAACTTACAAGGAGATTATGTAGCTACACCTGGAGATGATTCAAGTGTTGCTAACTTCTGGCAAGCTTCTGCGTCATTAATGTTCAGATTTGGTAACACAGATAGAGACAAAGATGGTATCAAAGATAAAGATGATGCTTGTCCAGATGTACCTGGTTTAGCTCAATTCCAAGGTTGTCCAGATACTGACGGTGACGGTGTTGCTGATAAAGATGATAACTGTCCTGAAGTTGCTGGTCCAGTAGAAAACAATGGTTGTCCTTGGCCAGATACAGATGGTGATGGTGTTCTTGATAAAGATGACGCTTGTCCATCAGTAGCAGGTCCTGCTGCAAACAATGGTTGTCCTTGGCCAGATACAGATGGTGATGGTATCCTTGACAAAGATGATGCTTGTCCTACAGTTGCTGGTTTAGCTCAATATAATGGTTGTCCAAGAACTGATGTAAACGTTGCTGATGATGTAACTAAAGCTTTAAACGATATCTTATTTGATTTCAACAAAGCTACCATCAGACCAGAATCTAAAGAAAAATTAGACCAAGCTGCTGCTTATATTAAAGATTTCCCTGCTGGTAAATTCTTAATCGAAGGTAGAACAGATAAAAAAGGTTCTGATGCTTATAACTTAAAACTTTCTAGACAAAGAGCTGCTTCTGTTGTTGCTGCTTTAGAAGCTAGAGGTGTAGCTCCTGAACAACTTAAATCAAGAGGAGTTGGTGAAGCTAAAGCTACTGTAGCTGAAACTGCATCAGACGCTGAAAGATTAGCTGACAGAAGAGTTGTTGTAGAAGCTATTTCTGCTGCTGCTTGGGATGCTATCCAAAAATCAGATCTTCCAGCTGCAAAAAAATCTAAAAAATAATCAATTATTTTAAGATAAATTTAAACACCCTTATTTTTAAGGGTGTTTTTTTGTGCTAATTTTCTTATTTTTGCAAACGTAAAATATCAAATTATGGGACGCGCATTCGAATATAGAAAAGCTTCAAAAATGGCTCGTTGGGATAAAATGGCCAAAACGTTTTCTAAAATTGGGAAAGATATCGCTATTGCAGTAAAAGCTGGCGGTCCAGATCCAGATTCTAACCCTGCTCTTAGAAGATGTATCCAAAATGCAAAAGGGGCAAACATGCCTAAAGACAATGTAGAAAGAGCGATTAAAAAAGCTTCTGGGGCAGATGCAGAACATTATGATGAGGTTACTTATGAAGGATATGGACAAGGAGGTGTAGCTTTTTTCGTAGAGTGTACAACGAATAACTCTACCAGAACGGTTGCAAACGTAAGAGCGATTTTCAATAAGTTTGATGGTAATTTAGGCAAGAACGGAGAGTTAGCTTTCATCTTTGACAGAAAAGGAATTTTCACCATAGATAAATCTTTAATCAAAATGGATTGGGATGACTTCGAGAT contains the following coding sequences:
- a CDS encoding OmpA family protein; amino-acid sequence: MKNLKLGISALALTLASTAFAQTTSNPWVIGVGAHGVNHMGVANGGVDKVFDNFDQVFTLNNYTITPPLSKLTIARNLNKYFVLDWQTSVGNVNNKRFDMGKEFFLQTGLGLQFKFASLWDEESWFDPYARVGANYLRHDYSGLTFPRHDNANDVTLGSYNGDDLVGKANHFTAAAGLGSNFWLTKNFGLNLQGDYVATPGDDSSVANFWQASASLMFRFGNTDRDKDGIKDKDDACPDVPGLAQFQGCPDTDGDGVADKDDNCPEVAGPVENNGCPWPDTDGDGVLDKDDACPSVAGPAANNGCPWPDTDGDGILDKDDACPTVAGLAQYNGCPRTDVNVADDVTKALNDILFDFNKATIRPESKEKLDQAAAYIKDFPAGKFLIEGRTDKKGSDAYNLKLSRQRAASVVAALEARGVAPEQLKSRGVGEAKATVAETASDAERLADRRVVVEAISAAAWDAIQKSDLPAAKKSKK
- a CDS encoding YebC/PmpR family DNA-binding transcriptional regulator, whose product is MGRAFEYRKASKMARWDKMAKTFSKIGKDIAIAVKAGGPDPDSNPALRRCIQNAKGANMPKDNVERAIKKASGADAEHYDEVTYEGYGQGGVAFFVECTTNNSTRTVANVRAIFNKFDGNLGKNGELAFIFDRKGIFTIDKSLIKMDWDDFEMEMIDGGAEEIDSDEEEVMITTAFEDFGSMSHKLDELGIEAKSAELQRIANNTKEVNEEQFKANMKMLERFEDDDDVQNVYHNMEITDELMNSL